The following are encoded in a window of Kogia breviceps isolate mKogBre1 chromosome 10, mKogBre1 haplotype 1, whole genome shotgun sequence genomic DNA:
- the ALS2CL gene encoding ALS2 C-terminal-like protein isoform X15, producing the protein MCSPEEAALLRLEEVFSATLARVNSFVLQPLLEAAPEPSDPWGRECLHLLQQLHRSSQQLWEVTEESLHSLQERLRHPDSISLESLLLLHSADRVLQVHLDKYWQGQRKVLQQLLSGVSSEGSVGTALVQALRQPLTHHVHQYVLLLLSLGDTVGERHPTQELLVHTATVFGNLQSFMRQELDQAMATQALWHTLSNRLRDVLCTPAHRLLQDSQDIPVTVTPLRAERVLLFDDALVLLQGHSVHTFDLKLVWVEPGQDRCMFHILTPEEEFSLCSKDPQGRVAWQWKVTQAVCQTLRGKKDFPVLGAGLEPSEPPTCRCGAYTFRAEGRFSQATYEGEWYWGRPHGKGTLKWPDGQNHVGDFCQGLEHGFGIRLVPQASEDKFDCYKCHWREGSMCGYGICEYSTNEVYKGYFQEGLRHGFGVLESTPQTPQPCRGERYIGMWQADQRHGPGVMVTQAGFCYQGTFQADKMVGPGILLSEDDSLYEGTFTRDLTFVGKGKVTFPNGFTLEGSFGSGAGRGLHTQGVLDTAALPPDPGSTRKRQLGLGVFPVESRWQGVYGPFQDFVQAGCPGDLQEALLGFHVQSSRELRKSQEYLCCKRTHPEDHAARMEDILEELLQHRTPEALQQCLRKALNNSLHPLGKLLRTLMLTFQATYSGIGANKHLQGLAQEEVKQHAQELWAAYRGLLQVALQCKGQAPEKDEDAETRDLQVHRLVLPLVLPSFYSELFTLYLLLHEREDSLYSQGIANLSLFPDTKLLEFLDIQK; encoded by the exons ATGTGCAGCCCTGAGGAGGCAGCCCTGCTGCGGCTGGAGGAGGTCTTCTCAGCCACACTCGCACGCGTCAACAGCTTTGTCCTCCAGCCCCTTCTGGAGGCCG CTCCAGAGCCCTCAGATCCCTGGGGCAGAGAGTGCCTACATCTCCTGCAGCAGCTGCACAGGAGCTCCCAGCAGCTGTGGGAGGTGACGGAGGAAAGCCTGCACTCCCTGCAGGAGAGGCTGCGCCACCCGGACTCCATCAGTCTGGAATCCCTGCTGCTGCTGCACAGCGCTGACCGTGTCTTGCAAGTCCACCTGGA CAAGTACTGGCAGGGCCAGCGGAAGGTGCTGCAGCAGCTCCTGTCGGGCGTGAGCTCAGAGGGCTCGGTGGGCACGGCGCTGGTCCAGGCTCTCCGCCAGCCACTCACCCATCATGTGCATCAGTACGTGCTCCTCCTGCTGAGCCTCGGGGACACTGTCGGGGAG CGTCACCCCACCCAGGAGCTGTTGGTGCACACAGCCACAGTCTTTGGGAACTTGCAGTCCTTCATGAGGCAGGAGCTGGACCAGGCCATGGCCACGCAGGCCCTCTGGCACACTCTGAGCAACCGGCTGCGG GATGTGCTCTGTACCCCTGCTCACCGACTCTTGCAAGACAGCCAGGACATACCTGTGACGGTCACCCCGCTGAGGGCAGAGCGTGTGCTGCTCTTTGATGATGCCCTTGTCCTGCTACAG GGCCACAGTGTCCACACCTTTGATCTGAAGCTGGTGTGGGTGGAACCTGGGCAGGACAG GTGCATGTTTCACATCCTCACGCCTGAGGAAGAGTTCTCCTTGTGCTCCAAGGACCCGCAGGGCCGG GTGGCCTGGCAGTGGAAGGTTACCCAGGCTGTGTGCCAGACCTTGCGTGGGAAGAAGGACTTCCCGGTGCTGGGGGCGGGCCTGGAGCCTTCTGAACCCCCCACCTGCCGCTGTGGAGCATACACTTTCCGTGCAGAGGGCCGCTTCAGCCAGGCCACCTATGAGGGCGAGTGGTACTGGGGCAGGCCCCATGGCAA AGGAACCCTGAAGTGGCCAGACGGGCAGAATCATGTGGGGGATTTCTGCCAGGGCCTGGAGCACGG CTTTGGCATCCGCCTGGTGCCCCAGGCCTCCGAGGATAAGTTTGACTGTTACAAGTGCCACTGGCGGGAAGGCAGCATGTGCGGCTATGGCATCTGTGA GTACAGCACCAACGAGGTGTACAAGGGCTACTTTCAGGAAGGCCTGCGGCATGGATTTGGGGTCCTTGAGAGCACCCCGCAGACCCCTCAGCCCTGCAG gggTGAGCGCTATATTGGCATGTGGCAGGCTGACCAGCGCCATGGCCCAGGGGTCATGGTCACCCAGGCAGGTTTCTGCTACCAGGGGACCTTCCAGGCAGACAAGATGGTG GGCCCAGGAATCCTTCTCTCTGAAGATGACTCCTTGTATGAGGGCACCTTCACCAGGGACCTGACCTTCGTGGGGAAG GGCAAGGTCACCTTCCCTAATGGCTTCACCCTGGAGGGCTCTTTTGgcagtggggcagggagaggactgcaTACCCAGGGTGTGCTGGAcacagctgccctccctccagatCCAGGCAGTACCCGCAAGAG gcagctgggcctgggcgtctTCCCTGTGGAGAGCCGCTGGCAGGGCGTCTATGGCCCCTTCCAGGACTTTGTTCAAGCCGGCTGCCCTGGAGACCTGCAGGAGGCCCTGCTGGGCTTCCACGTGCAGAGCTCAAGGGAGCTGCGCAAGTCCCAGGAGTACCTGTGCTGCAAGAG GACCCACCCCGAGGACCACGCAGCCAGAATGGAGGACATCCTGGAGGAGCTGCTGCAGCATCGGACACCCGAGGCCCTGCAGCAGTGCCTCAGGAAG GCCCTGAACAACTCTCTGCATCCCCTGGGAAAGCTGCTCCGGACTCTGATGCTGACCTTCCAGGCCACATACTCAGGCATTGGGGCCAACAAGCACCTTCAGGGGCTGGCACAGGAGGAGGTGAAGCAGCACGCCCAGGAACTCTGGGCCGCCTACAG GGGTCTGCTGCAGGTTGCCTTACAGTGCAAGGGCCAGGCCCCAGAGAAAGATGAAGATGCAGAGACAAG GGACCTGCAGGTGCACAGATTGGTGCTACCCCTTGTCCTGCCCAGCTTCTACTCGGAGCTCTTCACTCTCTACCTGCTTCTTCATGAGAGGGAGGACAGCCTGTACAGCCAGGGCATTGCCAACCTTAGCCTCTTCCCCGACACCAAGCTGCTTGAGTTCCTGGACATACAGAA GTGA
- the ALS2CL gene encoding ALS2 C-terminal-like protein isoform X3: MCSPEEAALLRLEEVFSATLARVNSFVLQPLLEAAPEPSDPWGRECLHLLQQLHRSSQQLWEVTEESLHSLQERLRHPDSISLESLLLLHSADRVLQVHLEYIESYTSCVAVQAFQKAVKWRSKYWQGQRKVLQQLLSGVSSEGSVGTALVQALRQPLTHHVHQYVLLLLSLGDTVGERHPTQELLVHTATVFGNLQSFMRQELDQAMATQALWHTLSNRLRDVLCTPAHRLLQDSQDIPVTVTPLRAERVLLFDDALVLLQGHSVHTFDLKLVWVEPGQDRCMFHILTPEEEFSLCSKDPQGRVAWQWKVTQAVCQTLRGKKDFPVLGAGLEPSEPPTCRCGAYTFRAEGRFSQATYEGEWYWGRPHGKGTLKWPDGQNHVGDFCQGLEHGFGIRLVPQASEDKFDCYKCHWREGSMCGYGICEYSTNEVYKGYFQEGLRHGFGVLESTPQTPQPCRGERYIGMWQADQRHGPGVMVTQAGFCYQGTFQADKMVGPGILLSEDDSLYEGTFTRDLTFVGKGKVTFPNGFTLEGSFGSGAGRGLHTQGVLDTAALPPDPGSTRKRQLGLGVFPVESRWQGVYGPFQDFVQAGCPGDLQEALLGFHVQSSRELRKSQEYLCCKRTHPEDHAARMEDILEELLQHRTPEALQQCLRKALNNSLHPLGKLLRTLMLTFQATYSGIGANKHLQGLAQEEVKQHAQELWAAYRGLLQVALQCKGQAPEKDEDAETRDLQVHRLVLPLVLPSFYSELFTLYLLLHEREDSLYSQGIANLSLFPDTKLLEFLDIQKHLWPLKDLTLTTNQRYSLVRDKCFLSATECLQKMITTVDPWEKLEVLERTYGEIEATVSRVLGQEHKLPMDDLLPLLIYVVSRAQIQHLGAEIHLIRDMMAPIHTGGLYDFLLTALESCYEHIQKEDMRLHRLPSR, from the exons ATGTGCAGCCCTGAGGAGGCAGCCCTGCTGCGGCTGGAGGAGGTCTTCTCAGCCACACTCGCACGCGTCAACAGCTTTGTCCTCCAGCCCCTTCTGGAGGCCG CTCCAGAGCCCTCAGATCCCTGGGGCAGAGAGTGCCTACATCTCCTGCAGCAGCTGCACAGGAGCTCCCAGCAGCTGTGGGAGGTGACGGAGGAAAGCCTGCACTCCCTGCAGGAGAGGCTGCGCCACCCGGACTCCATCAGTCTGGAATCCCTGCTGCTGCTGCACAGCGCTGACCGTGTCTTGCAAGTCCACCTGGA GTACATCGAGTCCTACACAAGCTGTGTGGCAGTGCAGGCCTTTCAGAAGGCAGTAAAGTGGAGGAG CAAGTACTGGCAGGGCCAGCGGAAGGTGCTGCAGCAGCTCCTGTCGGGCGTGAGCTCAGAGGGCTCGGTGGGCACGGCGCTGGTCCAGGCTCTCCGCCAGCCACTCACCCATCATGTGCATCAGTACGTGCTCCTCCTGCTGAGCCTCGGGGACACTGTCGGGGAG CGTCACCCCACCCAGGAGCTGTTGGTGCACACAGCCACAGTCTTTGGGAACTTGCAGTCCTTCATGAGGCAGGAGCTGGACCAGGCCATGGCCACGCAGGCCCTCTGGCACACTCTGAGCAACCGGCTGCGG GATGTGCTCTGTACCCCTGCTCACCGACTCTTGCAAGACAGCCAGGACATACCTGTGACGGTCACCCCGCTGAGGGCAGAGCGTGTGCTGCTCTTTGATGATGCCCTTGTCCTGCTACAG GGCCACAGTGTCCACACCTTTGATCTGAAGCTGGTGTGGGTGGAACCTGGGCAGGACAG GTGCATGTTTCACATCCTCACGCCTGAGGAAGAGTTCTCCTTGTGCTCCAAGGACCCGCAGGGCCGG GTGGCCTGGCAGTGGAAGGTTACCCAGGCTGTGTGCCAGACCTTGCGTGGGAAGAAGGACTTCCCGGTGCTGGGGGCGGGCCTGGAGCCTTCTGAACCCCCCACCTGCCGCTGTGGAGCATACACTTTCCGTGCAGAGGGCCGCTTCAGCCAGGCCACCTATGAGGGCGAGTGGTACTGGGGCAGGCCCCATGGCAA AGGAACCCTGAAGTGGCCAGACGGGCAGAATCATGTGGGGGATTTCTGCCAGGGCCTGGAGCACGG CTTTGGCATCCGCCTGGTGCCCCAGGCCTCCGAGGATAAGTTTGACTGTTACAAGTGCCACTGGCGGGAAGGCAGCATGTGCGGCTATGGCATCTGTGA GTACAGCACCAACGAGGTGTACAAGGGCTACTTTCAGGAAGGCCTGCGGCATGGATTTGGGGTCCTTGAGAGCACCCCGCAGACCCCTCAGCCCTGCAG gggTGAGCGCTATATTGGCATGTGGCAGGCTGACCAGCGCCATGGCCCAGGGGTCATGGTCACCCAGGCAGGTTTCTGCTACCAGGGGACCTTCCAGGCAGACAAGATGGTG GGCCCAGGAATCCTTCTCTCTGAAGATGACTCCTTGTATGAGGGCACCTTCACCAGGGACCTGACCTTCGTGGGGAAG GGCAAGGTCACCTTCCCTAATGGCTTCACCCTGGAGGGCTCTTTTGgcagtggggcagggagaggactgcaTACCCAGGGTGTGCTGGAcacagctgccctccctccagatCCAGGCAGTACCCGCAAGAG gcagctgggcctgggcgtctTCCCTGTGGAGAGCCGCTGGCAGGGCGTCTATGGCCCCTTCCAGGACTTTGTTCAAGCCGGCTGCCCTGGAGACCTGCAGGAGGCCCTGCTGGGCTTCCACGTGCAGAGCTCAAGGGAGCTGCGCAAGTCCCAGGAGTACCTGTGCTGCAAGAG GACCCACCCCGAGGACCACGCAGCCAGAATGGAGGACATCCTGGAGGAGCTGCTGCAGCATCGGACACCCGAGGCCCTGCAGCAGTGCCTCAGGAAG GCCCTGAACAACTCTCTGCATCCCCTGGGAAAGCTGCTCCGGACTCTGATGCTGACCTTCCAGGCCACATACTCAGGCATTGGGGCCAACAAGCACCTTCAGGGGCTGGCACAGGAGGAGGTGAAGCAGCACGCCCAGGAACTCTGGGCCGCCTACAG GGGTCTGCTGCAGGTTGCCTTACAGTGCAAGGGCCAGGCCCCAGAGAAAGATGAAGATGCAGAGACAAG GGACCTGCAGGTGCACAGATTGGTGCTACCCCTTGTCCTGCCCAGCTTCTACTCGGAGCTCTTCACTCTCTACCTGCTTCTTCATGAGAGGGAGGACAGCCTGTACAGCCAGGGCATTGCCAACCTTAGCCTCTTCCCCGACACCAAGCTGCTTGAGTTCCTGGACATACAGAA GCACCTCTGGCCCCTCAAGGACCTCACACTGACGACCAATCAG AGATACTCCCTGGTCAGAGACAAGTGCTTCCTGTCAGCCACAGAATGTCTGCAGAAGATGAT CACCACGGTGGACCCCTGGGAGAAGCTGGAGGTGCTGGAGAGGACatatggggaaattgaggccacTGTGTCGCGGGTGCTCGGCCAGGAGCACAAGCTGCCCATGGACGACCTGCTGCCGCTGCTCATCTACGTGGTGTCACGTGCCCA AATCCAGCACCTGGGAGCCGAGATCCACCTGATCCGTGATATGATGGCCCCTATCCACACAGGAGGCCTGTATGACTTCTTGCTCACGGCCCTGGAG TCCTGCTACGAGCACATCCAGAAGGAGGACATGAGGCTGCATCGCTTGCCCAGCCGCTAG
- the ALS2CL gene encoding ALS2 C-terminal-like protein isoform X10, with amino-acid sequence MCSPEEAALLRLEEVFSATLARVNSFVLQPLLEAAPEPSDPWGRECLHLLQQLHRSSQQLWEVTEESLHSLQERLRHPDSISLESLLLLHSADRVLQVHLEYIESYTSCVAVQAFQKAVKWRSKYWQGQRKVLQQLLSGVSSEGSVGTALVQALRQPLTHHVHQYVLLLLSLGDTVGERHPTQELLVHTATVFGNLQSFMRQELDQAMATQALWHTLSNRLRDVLCTPAHRLLQDSQDIPVTVTPLRAERVLLFDDALVLLQGHSVHTFDLKLVWVEPGQDRCMFHILTPEEEFSLCSKDPQGRVAWQWKVTQAVCQTLRGKKDFPVLGAGLEPSEPPTCRCGAYTFRAEGRFSQATYEGEWYWGRPHGKGTLKWPDGQNHVGDFCQGLEHGFGIRLVPQASEDKFDCYKCHWREGSMCGYGICEGERYIGMWQADQRHGPGVMVTQAGFCYQGTFQADKMVGPGILLSEDDSLYEGTFTRDLTFVGKGKVTFPNGFTLEGSFGSGAGRGLHTQGVLDTAALPPDPGSTRKRQLGLGVFPVESRWQGVYGPFQDFVQAGCPGDLQEALLGFHVQSSRELRKSQEYLCCKRTHPEDHAARMEDILEELLQHRTPEALQQCLRKALNNSLHPLGKLLRTLMLTFQATYSGIGANKHLQGLAQEEVKQHAQELWAAYRGLLQVALQCKGQAPEKDEDAETRDLQVHRLVLPLVLPSFYSELFTLYLLLHEREDSLYSQGIANLSLFPDTKLLEFLDIQKHLWPLKDLTLTTNQRYSLVRDKCFLSATECLQKMIIQHLGAEIHLIRDMMAPIHTGGLYDFLLTALESCYEHIQKEDMRLHRLPSR; translated from the exons ATGTGCAGCCCTGAGGAGGCAGCCCTGCTGCGGCTGGAGGAGGTCTTCTCAGCCACACTCGCACGCGTCAACAGCTTTGTCCTCCAGCCCCTTCTGGAGGCCG CTCCAGAGCCCTCAGATCCCTGGGGCAGAGAGTGCCTACATCTCCTGCAGCAGCTGCACAGGAGCTCCCAGCAGCTGTGGGAGGTGACGGAGGAAAGCCTGCACTCCCTGCAGGAGAGGCTGCGCCACCCGGACTCCATCAGTCTGGAATCCCTGCTGCTGCTGCACAGCGCTGACCGTGTCTTGCAAGTCCACCTGGA GTACATCGAGTCCTACACAAGCTGTGTGGCAGTGCAGGCCTTTCAGAAGGCAGTAAAGTGGAGGAG CAAGTACTGGCAGGGCCAGCGGAAGGTGCTGCAGCAGCTCCTGTCGGGCGTGAGCTCAGAGGGCTCGGTGGGCACGGCGCTGGTCCAGGCTCTCCGCCAGCCACTCACCCATCATGTGCATCAGTACGTGCTCCTCCTGCTGAGCCTCGGGGACACTGTCGGGGAG CGTCACCCCACCCAGGAGCTGTTGGTGCACACAGCCACAGTCTTTGGGAACTTGCAGTCCTTCATGAGGCAGGAGCTGGACCAGGCCATGGCCACGCAGGCCCTCTGGCACACTCTGAGCAACCGGCTGCGG GATGTGCTCTGTACCCCTGCTCACCGACTCTTGCAAGACAGCCAGGACATACCTGTGACGGTCACCCCGCTGAGGGCAGAGCGTGTGCTGCTCTTTGATGATGCCCTTGTCCTGCTACAG GGCCACAGTGTCCACACCTTTGATCTGAAGCTGGTGTGGGTGGAACCTGGGCAGGACAG GTGCATGTTTCACATCCTCACGCCTGAGGAAGAGTTCTCCTTGTGCTCCAAGGACCCGCAGGGCCGG GTGGCCTGGCAGTGGAAGGTTACCCAGGCTGTGTGCCAGACCTTGCGTGGGAAGAAGGACTTCCCGGTGCTGGGGGCGGGCCTGGAGCCTTCTGAACCCCCCACCTGCCGCTGTGGAGCATACACTTTCCGTGCAGAGGGCCGCTTCAGCCAGGCCACCTATGAGGGCGAGTGGTACTGGGGCAGGCCCCATGGCAA AGGAACCCTGAAGTGGCCAGACGGGCAGAATCATGTGGGGGATTTCTGCCAGGGCCTGGAGCACGG CTTTGGCATCCGCCTGGTGCCCCAGGCCTCCGAGGATAAGTTTGACTGTTACAAGTGCCACTGGCGGGAAGGCAGCATGTGCGGCTATGGCATCTGTGA gggTGAGCGCTATATTGGCATGTGGCAGGCTGACCAGCGCCATGGCCCAGGGGTCATGGTCACCCAGGCAGGTTTCTGCTACCAGGGGACCTTCCAGGCAGACAAGATGGTG GGCCCAGGAATCCTTCTCTCTGAAGATGACTCCTTGTATGAGGGCACCTTCACCAGGGACCTGACCTTCGTGGGGAAG GGCAAGGTCACCTTCCCTAATGGCTTCACCCTGGAGGGCTCTTTTGgcagtggggcagggagaggactgcaTACCCAGGGTGTGCTGGAcacagctgccctccctccagatCCAGGCAGTACCCGCAAGAG gcagctgggcctgggcgtctTCCCTGTGGAGAGCCGCTGGCAGGGCGTCTATGGCCCCTTCCAGGACTTTGTTCAAGCCGGCTGCCCTGGAGACCTGCAGGAGGCCCTGCTGGGCTTCCACGTGCAGAGCTCAAGGGAGCTGCGCAAGTCCCAGGAGTACCTGTGCTGCAAGAG GACCCACCCCGAGGACCACGCAGCCAGAATGGAGGACATCCTGGAGGAGCTGCTGCAGCATCGGACACCCGAGGCCCTGCAGCAGTGCCTCAGGAAG GCCCTGAACAACTCTCTGCATCCCCTGGGAAAGCTGCTCCGGACTCTGATGCTGACCTTCCAGGCCACATACTCAGGCATTGGGGCCAACAAGCACCTTCAGGGGCTGGCACAGGAGGAGGTGAAGCAGCACGCCCAGGAACTCTGGGCCGCCTACAG GGGTCTGCTGCAGGTTGCCTTACAGTGCAAGGGCCAGGCCCCAGAGAAAGATGAAGATGCAGAGACAAG GGACCTGCAGGTGCACAGATTGGTGCTACCCCTTGTCCTGCCCAGCTTCTACTCGGAGCTCTTCACTCTCTACCTGCTTCTTCATGAGAGGGAGGACAGCCTGTACAGCCAGGGCATTGCCAACCTTAGCCTCTTCCCCGACACCAAGCTGCTTGAGTTCCTGGACATACAGAA GCACCTCTGGCCCCTCAAGGACCTCACACTGACGACCAATCAG AGATACTCCCTGGTCAGAGACAAGTGCTTCCTGTCAGCCACAGAATGTCTGCAGAAGATGAT AATCCAGCACCTGGGAGCCGAGATCCACCTGATCCGTGATATGATGGCCCCTATCCACACAGGAGGCCTGTATGACTTCTTGCTCACGGCCCTGGAG TCCTGCTACGAGCACATCCAGAAGGAGGACATGAGGCTGCATCGCTTGCCCAGCCGCTAG